Proteins encoded by one window of Funiculus sociatus GB2-C1:
- a CDS encoding response regulator, with product MNSGDIPVEILLVEDNEGDIRLTKEAFRESMVWNHMNVVRDGAEALAFLRREGKYTNAIRPGIILLDLNLPKRSGIEVLEEIKRDNELKHIPVVVLTSSQAEQDILNSYNFHANCFISKPLDLEQFLQVVQSIKDFWLTIVKLPPAN from the coding sequence GTGAATTCGGGTGATATACCAGTGGAAATTCTACTAGTTGAAGATAACGAGGGTGATATTCGTCTCACTAAAGAAGCGTTTAGAGAAAGTATGGTTTGGAATCACATGAATGTTGTCAGGGATGGTGCTGAGGCGCTAGCTTTCCTACGAAGAGAAGGTAAGTATACAAATGCCATTCGTCCCGGTATTATCTTGCTTGACCTCAACTTACCCAAGCGAAGCGGTATTGAAGTGCTAGAAGAAATTAAGCGCGACAACGAACTAAAACATATTCCTGTGGTAGTTCTCACCTCCTCGCAAGCCGAGCAAGATATTCTCAACAGCTACAATTTCCATGCTAACTGTTTCATCAGCAAGCCTCTTGACCTTGAACAGTTCCTGCAAGTGGTACAGTCAATAAAAGACTTCTGGCTGACCATAGTCAAATTGCCACCAGCTAACTAG
- the rpsD gene encoding 30S ribosomal protein S4 gives MSRYRGPRLRVVRRLGELPGLSRKSPRRAYPPGQHGQARKKRSEYAIRLEEKQKLRFNYGLSEKQLLRYVRKARRATGSTGQALLQLLEMRLDNTVFRLGMAPTIPAARQLVNHGHVTVNGRIVNIPSYQCRAGEAIGVRDNDASRRLVQANLEYPGLANMPSHLEFDKTKLAGKVNGVIEREWIALQINELLVVEYYSRQA, from the coding sequence ATGTCCCGATATAGAGGCCCACGCCTCAGAGTTGTGCGTCGTTTGGGTGAACTGCCTGGTTTAAGCCGCAAGTCGCCGCGTCGCGCATATCCGCCCGGTCAGCACGGGCAAGCCCGCAAAAAGCGTTCAGAGTATGCTATCCGACTTGAGGAAAAGCAAAAACTCCGCTTTAACTATGGGTTGAGTGAAAAGCAGCTGCTGCGTTACGTGCGTAAGGCACGTCGCGCCACGGGTTCAACGGGTCAAGCATTGCTGCAATTGTTGGAGATGCGTCTGGATAACACCGTCTTCCGCTTGGGGATGGCTCCCACGATCCCTGCGGCGCGTCAGTTAGTGAATCACGGTCATGTGACGGTTAATGGTCGCATAGTCAATATTCCTAGCTATCAGTGTCGCGCTGGAGAGGCGATTGGTGTCCGCGACAATGACGCATCCCGTCGTTTAGTGCAAGCAAACCTGGAATATCCAGGTTTGGCAAATATGCCAAGCCATTTGGAGTTTGACAAAACCAAGCTGGCTGGTAAGGTGAATGGCGTTATTGAGCGCGAATGGATCGCGCTGCAAATCAACGAACTGCTGGTGGTTGAATACTACTCACGGCAAGCGTAA